The following is a genomic window from Synergistaceae bacterium.
CTTCAATTGTCCAGCGGGAAAAATTTTTATTCTCACTAGTAAGCACCGCAAAAAAGTCTTCACGCTCAGAACTCGCAAATATTCCCGACAATAATAATTTACCGTCAGAGTCAATAAATGCAAATCCGGTTTTATCGCGTCCGGGGTCCATGCCCAATATAAAATTTTTTAATATGTTTGCTGCCTCCATCACTAAAAATTTTACCAGTTCTCAAATCTTTTATTGCGATTCAAACCTGCGATTATATTCATTTCTTCAGAACTCAGGGCAAAATCGAACACGTTTATATTTTCGCGTATGTGATCGGGACTGCTTGAACCTGGAATAACTATATAGCCAGCTTGAATCTGCCAGCGCAATATAATTTGTGCAGTAGTCTTATTGTGTGAAGCTGCAATTTTCTTTATGGCCGGATTATTGAGAATTTCGCGCGTATTTCCCCGGCCTCCGAAAGGATACCAAGACTCTATTATTACGCCGTAACGAGATAAATATTTTTGCAGGTCTGTATTCTGATAAAAAATGTGATTCTCGTTCTGAACTAT
Proteins encoded in this region:
- a CDS encoding aldo/keto reductase, whose protein sequence is IVQNENHIFYQNTDLQKYLSRYGVIIESWYPFGGRGNTREILNNPAIKKIAASHNKTTAQIILRWQIQAGYIVIPGSSSPDHIRENINVFDFALSSEEMNIIAGLNRNKRFENW